GATCCTATATTTGATTTGATATAGAAACTAGCACATTATGTTGGGTCTACGTACGCACCCACCTTAGCCTGAATTATCAaattgatttaaaataatttttcatatacttgacccaacttgatgGTTTAGTTTGGATCTTGAAATAAATCATCCAAGGAAGCATCTCCTGGTGTGGCAATAAGCCTACTCAGCTCATTACTTCCATGAACTGCTGGGTTTACAACCTTTTGAGAGCTAACTTCTGGTATGCCGGAATAATCTGCAATTCAAAATCCATGATGACCAACCTTCCAGGTGCTCTTGCTGCGTAAATTTCTTCCTCCCAATTAAAGAGTGTTGCAGCAACAATCCGCTCGCTTAATTGGTGCTTCTCCGGACCCTTTCCTGGATCAGCACTGCTTGCAAGAGTTGACAAGCTCTCGAAAAATGCCACCGGATCAAATAAATTATGTAGTTCCCCATGTGGAAAGCTCATAGTTCTCGATCGATGCATATATAATTGCTCTAAAGGGCCACTCCCATTCATCTCATTATTTGGCAATGCAGTGCGACGGTGaacttcattttcatcaagcagATACCAATCAGGAATGCCGATTTCTCTACCAGGAACAAGTCGTAATTGATAGCCAAGTAACAATGGCGTCCGGTAATTGGCTCGCCCCACGCAACTTATTTGATGCATAACTATGTGAACATCACGACCAGCTGCAATAAGATGCACTGCCAATGTTTCGTCTTAATCTTTATTGTCCCACTTAACCGGCTGCTCTGCTTGTTCTTCTGCACAAGATTCTTCTTCAATGAAAGAGACGGGCTCTCTATTTGGGCAGCTGCAATATGCCGAAAGCCTTAGTACTTGAAATACTTGCGAGGGTTCGGGATTGCTAAGAATGTCCTTATCCTTTATCTAAGAAAATTTAGCATTCAATAGGGTTGCAATTGCGTTACTTGCTCAATTTTTGGCTTCAATCTTCTAAGATATCGCGCTATAGTTTGCTCTTCGAGCTTTTTGATATCACATATCATAAAAAGTTATTCAAAATTCTATTGTGTGTGTGGCCTTCTACGGTCATGTCACACTGCCAAAGATTGTAGTGCTTTAGAATTTTTCTTGGTGGTAACCTTCAGGGAAAAACTTATGTTTGAGTTCGCAATGCATCTTGTCTCACGTTTGTATCGTGCCACATTCTTCATGCTCACATTGTCACTTCAGATTCTTCAACCAAATTAATGTGTACTTCTAGAGTTTGATGGCGACTAACTTGACACATTGATCATGGCAAATTTTGTTGAGTTCGACAAGTCATTTGACGGTGTGGAACCAACCAACAGAGATATCAGCTTGCAGGTATCCTTCAAAGTCGGGGATGTCTATTTTGATATCAAAGTCATGATGGTTGTGATGTGGTCTTCATTCATGTTGATGCCATGTATCTTCTTCACTTGATGAAGCTTGTCAGTTATAGGACGGATTGAAATCTTTTAGTTTCTTATCGGAATACTTGCTTTCATCATCAAAGAGTTCTCTATCAGAGTGGTAATTGGAATCCTGACGATGTCGACGTTCATGTAAATCTTAATGTCATCGAAATCGCTGATTTTCTTATTGAAGTTGTTGAAGCCGCTGATGAAATTCATCTATTCAATATCTTGTAAATCTTGCTCATGTTCAACATACATTTCGACATTGCAATGATGAGCGGCATTTTGAAACTATGCTTCGATACCAACTGACGCCAAAGAGGTATTGAAACTTGGACTCAAAAGTTGAAGAAGCAAGGGTATGTCGGTGCAATCGATTATGATGAAGTAGAAACCCCATTGCAAAAATGTATGATAGTCGTTGGAAGAGGAAGCAGGAATGAATCACTCTCTTTTAAGGCCGAAAACACTATATTGGGCTACCACTCTAAGCATATAGCTCTCACGTTCGTTCGCAAACCATAGGAATCTGCCAAAaagagtagagagagagagagaatagaaaGGAGGCAAGAATAATTTTTAGAAGAGATTTCTCATTAATCAATAACACAAGAATCTTAAGATGATTACAAAAAGAGCTCTAGTAGGAGTATTTTAAGTAGTACACGGGGACTCTttttttatccttgtaataTGGAATTTCAAGTTTTATTCTAACTTGAACAATCCTAAGTACTAATTTTTCTAATAACATCAAAagtgctcaaaaaaaaaaatcttacaaaaatcaaatttttttttaaaatttagtaACATCAGTCATTCTTAATCGATACAGAAAAATAACTAATCATCAAAAACTAGTCGTGTCTTGAGACTTATATATACGGGACCGCAACCTGTGTACCTGGGATCTGTAACCCACCTGTAACCCATGGGGCTAGGACTTGTGATATGTGCAGCATCATGTATGTCCTAGGCGCTCCAACATCAAATATGAAGAGGAGAAAACATGCATTGAATTGGATTTGCATAGAGGGAATTGGTTGTAAATCTCTTGAAACCTCTTAGCCTCCTCACACTTTTCCCCATCCTCCCCAAAATACCTCTTTCCGCTGATCATCCTGATCAACACATTCCCAAACTAGTCCTTGTTGTTAGAGTTGATAACAAGCCGTCTAATCAAGACCATGACCTCCTCTCCCCAAATACCATAGAACAAGTGGAGTCGAGCTGTTGAGAAAATTTTGTCTGGGGCGATTGATCACTAGAGGATCCACTAGTTGTGGCCATAGAAAGCCCATACGATGGTAGGGTCTTTGTAGCCAAGATGTTTCCCGACGAGGAGGCAGCATGGTCAGTGAAGATGACATTGTTCTTGGAGAGGCATTCCTCAGTGGCATCGTGGGCTAGGATTCGAAGCGCAGAGAGATAATTGGGCTATAACCGGCGGAGAGAGAAGGAATGGAGCAGTGGAGGGGTTTCTTTAGGAGGTGGAGATAGGCAAGtgtagggagagagggaggacaAGGTGATGAGTTCTTGCCTTGGTGGAGTAGGGTGAAGAGGGTGAGGAGAATTGTTAAGAAGATGGCTGCGTAGAAGATAATATCTATGTTGGTTTGGTTTTTGGAGAGTCAAGGTCTTTATTTGTCTAAATGAATTCTGCAAGAAGATAAGAGTCATTGGTTAGTTTATTTGCTAACAGAAACTATATCCTACACGACGTGTACCACATGACAATGGCAATGCATGTCGCCAATTACAGCTGCTCATTTCTGTAGTAATGGATTGAGATGAGCGGTTGTGATTGGCAGCATGAACGACTACTTGATGCACGCCATATAGGATATAATTCCTTCTTTGGCGGGGCTGGAATtgccaattttttttatatttttttcttctttttttttatcataataaaatatatggcaggacttctttcctttttatcAAGAAAAAAAGGGGGGTGCCGGTGAGAAAACCGGTCAGTTTTCTATTTCCCCGCACAATATTTATATGGCTAAAATTTGAGCAAGTCTTCAAAAACTGTTCATTtggcaatatttttattatattattttttctttccaaaaacTGTTAATTTGACAACAGCCTTTAGAGGGAAAACTTTatcttcttcattttttctGCACCGCCCAAATGCATCTGGTTTGGAAAACTAAACATTTACAgcagatgatattatttttttaaacaaaattaAGTCAAATAGCTTCAGGGCTTTACACTCTCGGATCATCTCTTCCTTGGAAATCAACGAAACTGATAATAACACATCTCATGAgctgcacttttttttttttgtgccctTTCTGCCGTTTTCTAAACATAAATAGCCTGTTTGAATTTATCAGTTTACTGATAACTTTAATATTGGATTTCAAATTATCCAATCCAACAACTTCCCGCATCAGATTACGAGCCCACCTCTCTGTCTCAGCTGTCCTTCCTGAAAGAGGAAGTTTgtttctcaaaaagaaaataaaaggatttagagggaatatttttttaagtgtTTAGCAAGTGAATAAAGCAAGACCCACGGTAGCTcatcaaaatagaaaagaaaaacaagtaaaattaattaaataaagatCAGACAGTATGTGTATGTGTatttgtgtttgtgtgtgtgtgtgtgtgtgtgtgtgtgtgtgtgtgtgtgtgtgtgtgtgtgtatatgaaATAATAGGAGAGTATTATACTTACTTTCTGGAATTGGGTTGAAACTATTATATATCTTAAAGGATTAGTTCAAGTCTGGGCTACAAAGAGAGCAGCTACATAAGGTTGGGCATCAAAATGAAttaagaaagagggagaggagaagagattGAAGTAAAGAAGAAAATGTTATAAATAATGATCAAATCGTTTGCTCCAATTCTATCCAGTTATTTTGTTTGTTcttaatctttttctttctttttgaaaacATTATTCCTCTTGATCATTATTGCACTGCCTTCCTGATCACTCGCGCCACTTTTCCCGGGACGTAGTGCTAGTTCTGAGGACTTGTTTGGGTTGAGGTTTCAAAACCTCAGGGAGAAAGAAATATGGCTTTAGAACAAATGAACTCCTCTACCTTGCATTCGGTGAGGTTTTGCCTTACTTAAATAAGTGTCTACAGCCCATGGTTATAACTCAGAATACTCTGTTTTGATAAGGATGAAACAGAGTTTCTGTTACAAGATAAACTTCAGGTTTGTTTGGATTAGATCGACTTATTATCACATTGGGTTTGAAGTAGTCTGACTAACAGTTTGACCCAAGTTGGCCCATCTTGTTCGTTTGCCAAATCCAAAGTTGATCAATTTACAGTTAGGTCGGACATGTATCAGAACATATTTGATTACAGAAAACTCTTATCCAAGCCCATTTACTTCCATGGAATCAATAGATATCGACCAGATATTTGCCATAGCTTCTTTAAGGTGGGAGAAGGACATATCAACTGTCGACTGCATTCATGGATGGAAAGAGTTCCAAACGTTGCATGTACTATGGGAATCTTTCGTTCTCATTTACGTCACAAAGGTTGGAATTGGAGCACACTGACGAGGACGCTTtaccaatcttatttatttacgAAAGCAACTCCATCCTAAAGCCACTTTAATTTCAATATGGGCTTCCATGTAATGATAGAACAACGTGGAATTCTCTTGTTAAAGATCTAATCGTGAAATATTCTTACAATAGAGTGaaattccttaaaaaaaaaattcctacaATGGGACACATCCAGTGTTCCAAAGAGATTGATCTTATCTAGATTCTACGACATACTCCAGTTATGGGAACTTCCTACAACTTGGGCCGAAGCTTTATTTCTTTACTTTTTAATTATTTAGGCTCTCAGGCAGGGAGAAATCAAAAAGCTCATGGAACCGGGAGATTTATTTAGAGCAAATAGGGGCAAAGAATCTAAAGGCAAACGGCATTCAGATTCAAACCCCCCCGAGATCTCTCATCTAAGATGTGGAAGGTAATATCAGCCAAGGAAATTAGCGCTCCGCGGTGTAGGTGCTATCAATAAAATTGCAAGCTCAAGAGAGTCAAAGAGTTGGCCATCAACAAATTGACTTTGGGGATTCTCATGAATTAAGAGATTGTGACTGTTGGGGGCATGTTTGATCATGCTCCCGCTTTAGAAAAAAGCGAACAAACTAAAAGCTaagttttctttgttttctagcttcttctaaaatattttctttatatatatttttagatacTTAGATAATTTTACATAATATGTCAttagatataattttttttttatggcaaCGCACCTCTACCACGAAGTAGATCAGACCTTGGTTGGTTGTTATCACCTAGGAACCTCTGCCCTTGAACTTTCTTACGGTCAGCTTTGATGGTGGCGTGAATAGAGACGAGCTGAATTTGTGGACTCTTGGATGTTAGCTGTTAGTGGGAGTTCGACCTTCGATATCTCAGTTTCTAGGGTGGACCTGAGGGTGGCCTCAGTAGGCAAGATTCATATGAGGTAGATATTGAGGGCCGACCTCATAGCCATTGAAGGTGATTTAGCTATTGCTGTTGGGTGGATTCAGAGCGAGGCGGGGACAACTAACGCACACCTGCTCCTACATGACATTTGGAGAATTTCGAGAGATCGTGTACTCCTAGGTACTAGGCATGTCTACTAGAAGGCGAATACGACTGCAGATTGGTTTTTTCTTATTTGGTGGAGTATTCTGAAAGAATACTGTGGACCCAATTGCCCtctgtaaaattttatttaataattttagtggatgtatttttttttttgctaagacgGGTGGATCATACCTAACGAGtatggatacacccaataaaatcaaaaaaaaaaaaacttcggaGTGCCATGGGCAGCTCCCCATCTCCAGCCCATAGGGTACTGCTAGAGTGACTGGCTACATAATCAGCCACCCAGTCTGCAGCCCCATTGGCTTCACGAAAAACATGCTTGGTCTGGAAGGCCCCTCCGTCCCTCACtaaagaaattcaagatgagAGTTGAGAGAAAGAACTTTTCGTTTTTACCTTTTTTACATTCATCACGTTTACATATTTATACAAGGATAGcgtattcaaaatttaaatttgaattaatttgaaattcaaatttttagctGTTATGACAGCTAAAATTTTTCTTCTAGTGAGTCCAAATTTGGCAGCTGTTATGACAGCTAAGAATTTCTCTTCTGGTGAGTccaaatttgaatgaatttgaaattcaaatttgaatgaacttaaaattcaaatttgcagcTGTTATGGCAGCTATGAATTTCTGGGATTGGGCTCTCCTTCACTTGCGCAGAATACTCGGACTCTTCTGGTGAGTCCGTTTCAACACGCCCCCACAATCGAATGTGCAGTTCTTACACATGAAGATTGTCTCGAAGATGCGTGAACCTCACTACTGATAGTCTGATCTTTTGACGATAAAAATGACACTCTTAGTTATTTCTTCATCACCTGTTCTCGCACGGTATGGAAACTAATTTCAATATGCTTCGTTCTGGCATGGAAGACTGAATTGGAAGAGAGGTAGGTAGCACCTATGTTGTCACACCACAATGTAGGAGTTTTCTGTAAGGGCAAATGAAGATCGTTAAGTATGGACTGCAACCATTGAAGCTCCGCAACGGTGTTGGACAGGGATTTGTATTCTAATTCTGCAGCTCCAACTAACTAGTTTTGCACCATGAAAAACACAATAAGCACCAACACTTCTTCTGTCATCACAGTTCCCAGCCTAATCAATGTCGGTGTAACAATGTAGAGTGTGACGCGAATGAGAGGAGAAGTGGAGACCATAGGAAATTGTGTTTTTGAGATATCTTAGTATTCTTTTAACAACTTGCCATTGAGGTACCCGAGGTTGATGCATATATTTGCTGACTTTGTCTGGTCTGGTAAGGCCCAAATAGTATAAGGCGCCATCAGTACTTTGATAGAGATGGGGATCATCAAATTCTTGACCTTTAAATTTTGATAACTGACAGAAAGTAGACTTCAGGGTGCTGCAAGGTTTAACTTTGTCTAGAGAGACCTTTTGTAAAAGATCAACGATATACTTTTGTTGAGTGAGAAAGAGACCAGAGGGTGTCTGTAAGGCTTCCACTCCAAGAAAAAAACTTAAGTTGCCGAGGTCTTTGACAGAAAAATCTTGGCCAAGCAGGTTGATGATTTTGGTGACTTCATGAGCATCAGACCCAGTGATAATTATGTTGTCAACATAAATGAGGAAGTAGATATAAAGCTGACCTCGATGCAATGTGTACAAAGAACTGTTCGCTTTGGAGCCAATGAAGCCATAACTCTGCAGCTTATCTGTCAAGCATGAGAACCAGGCCTGGGGAGCTTGACGTAGTCCATACAAGCTTTTATGAAGCTTACAAATATGGTGAGGAAAGTCTGGATGTGTGAAGCCAAGTGGTTGGCTCATATACACGTCTTCTTGCAACATACCGTGTAGAAAAGCATTTTGAATGTCAATTTGAGGAAGGCACCAGTTTCTGGACACTGCAATGGACAAAATAAGCCTAATAGTTGCCGGTTTGACAATCGGGCTGAAGGTGTCGGGGAAATCGACTTCTTGTTGCTGGTGGTAACCTTTTGCTGCCACGCGGGTTTTGAATCTCTCTATTGTGCCATCAGCTTTCTTCTTAATTCGGTATATCCACTTGCAACCAACCAAGTTGGCATCTGTTGGAGGTGGTAGCAAGGTCCAAGTACCGTTGTGCATCAAGGCATCAAATTCTTGATTCATAGCCTCCCTCCAATGTGCATGTTTGGAAGTTTCAGTGTATGATGTGGGTTATGTAAGTTTAGGCAATGATTCTGTAAGAAGAGCTTTTGGCAATGGATATTTTATCATGCCAACAAATGGTTGCTTCAATTTAAGAGAGTTTGTCTGAGATCGTGTAGTCATGCGATGAGTTGGTTGTTGTGGCAGCAGAATAGTGTGTTGGTCGGTCTGTGCAACAGCAGCATTTGAGCTGGGGTCAATATCCCTTGCAGGAGTTCCATCAACTTCTGTTTCTATATTCCCACGTTGAGTACCAGAGATTTGATTAGATTCAAGTGGCATGGTCACAGGAGAAGACTGAATGGTACCTACATGGTTAGTTGATAAACTCAAAAAACTAGGGGATATATTTATGGTGGAGGGCAAAGGTATGACATCAGGATTTGATGGACTTTTATTTAGAGTGTGGGAGGCAAAAGGAAATACGTTTTCATTGAAGACTACGTGTTTGAACGCAAAAAATTTTCTAGTGGACAAAAAGAGGTCTTTCTAGCCCTGGTGGCAGAGACTGTAGCCAATAAGGACACATGTTTTTGAGCGAAAATCAATTTTATGTTTGTTGTATGCTCTCAAATTTGGCCAACGGGCACATCCAAAGACACACATGAATTGATAGTCAGGTTTCTTGTTATAGGCCATTTCGAAAGGCGATTTTTGTTAGAGAATTTTTGTGGGCAATCGATTAATAATATAGGTAGCTGTTAAAAACGCATCTTCCCAGTATGATTGTGGAATATTGGAGTGAGTTAACAAAGCTAAACCCATTCAACGATTTGCCTATGACGCCTTTCAATGGAGCCCATTTGTTCATGTGTATAAGGACATGCTAATCGACGATGAATCCCACATGTTTTAAAAAATTGATTAAGGCGACGATGTTCGCCTCCCCAATCAGTTTGTATAGCTTTTATCTTAGTGTCAAAGTGGAGTTCTACATGTTTTTGGAACTGAAGACAAATTGATTcaacatctgatttttgtttaattggaaagagttaaataaatttggtgAAAGCATCAAGGAAACAAACATAGCAACGTGATCCATAACTTGAAATGACCGAACTTGGTTCCCAGACATCAGAATATAGTAATTCTAAAGGTTTTGAAGCTTGAAAAGTAGAAGCATGAAAAGGCAAATTATGGCTTTTAGCCTTCTAACACTCAGGGCAAACATGTTGCCTCTTATTCGTACCAACTAGAAGTTTATTTGCTGAGATAACATGATTAACAGTGGGAAAGGACGCATGTCCCAACCTACGATGCCAATCAGTTATGGAGAATCGAACACCAACAAAGGCTGAAGGAGATTGCTGTTGAAAGggctttaaaaaataatataaaccaTCTTATAGATGGCCTTTATGCTGGATGCTCCCCGAGTAATCCTTTATCAGAAAAAAGTTGTCATGAAATTCAAAGTAAACGTGATTGTCAGAAGCAAACTTATGAATAGAAAGAAGGTTCTTTTTAATTTGAGGGACAACAAGAACTTGATCTAATATGAAAGAACGAGAGGGAGTAGATAGTTTAGCGGTACCAAAGTGAGAAATGTTCAAACCTGTGTCATCGCCAACTTGAATTTGATCAGATCCATTGTACTCATTGCTGCGAATATTGAGGTTATTAAGATTGGAAGTTAGATGATGAGTAGCTCCAGTGTCGGGATGCCAATCATTCTTAGAGTTTTGCTGATTGGAAGCGACCATAGCTTGTGGATTCTTTGATTGAGGTGATATCAAAATGACGGAAGCACTTGTGGATTGTGTGTCCAGGCTTTTGACATAATTGGCACCAAAGTGAGGAGTTATTGTTACCATAGGAATTGCGGTTTGAGATGGAATTGTTTCCTCGACCATTACCCTTGTCTGTATTATATTACTTACGCCCCTGTCCTCGATAATTATTGGAATTGCCGTAGCCTCAGCTCAAGGTGTTGTTTTGTTGCCTTGTTGCAACGTTGGCATAACCTCCTGGTAAGGATAGGGGCTGGTTGCTGTGGATGATGCAAGCCTCACTAGTAAGGAGTAGGGAGTATACCTCTTCCAGTTGTATCGAGTCCCGACGGGAGTTGATCATTGCAACCACAGAGTCGTACTCGGGGCCAAGACCCGCAAGTATGTAGGTTATGATGTTATCACACATCATCGGTTGACCGGCTATGGCAAGTTCATCGGTGAGTCTCTTGTTATGCATGAAATTAATCAATGGTCGACATATTACCTTTCAGTGTTGTTGCAAGTTAAGACCGCACTTGGACGGCTTTGGCTCTGAATTGAGTAGCAAAGACAAGACAACTTGAGCGAGCACTTCATCGGTGAGTGAGGAGTTGATTGCACTAAGAATGAGATTGTCTTGTCTATCCCATACAGCATAATCGCGATTTGGAGAGGTAGAGCCGTCAGGTGCAGTGAGCTCGGCAGGAGATTTTTTTGCAGTGCCATCAATGTACCCGAATACTTGTTGTCCTTTGAGGTATGGCAGCATCTGTGCTCTCCATATAGGATAGTTGTTGAGGGTGAGTTTGGAGATATTGGGAGTGGAATTGGGATTGAAATTGGGAAGAGAGGTTGTTGTGTTATTGGAGTTTGAAGATTGAGGAGAAGACATATTGTGCGACGTTTGTCttagggctctgataccaaaaagaaattcaagatgagAGTTGAGAGAAAGAACTTTTCATTTTCACCCTTTTTTACATTCATCATGTTTACATATTTATACAAGTATAGCATAttccaaattaaatttgaatgaatttgaaattcaaatttttagctGTTATGATAGCTAAGAATTTCTCTTTTGGTGAGTCTAAATTTGGCAGCTGTTATAACAGCTAAGAATTCCTCGTCTGGTAAGTCcaaattttaatgaatttgaaatttaaatttaaatgaatttgaaattcaaatttgtagCTGTTATGGCAGCTATGAATTTCTAGGATTGGGCTTCTCTTTCACTTGTGCAGAAGACTCGGACTCTTCTGGTGAGTCCGTTCCAACACTCACCAATGCTTAGATGTCTTGGAGCAAAGGGTGGATGCAACCATTACCCCTTGGCCCCCCTCCGGATTCAGCTGATGATTGTGGCCGAGAGTCCCCCTCTAGGACAATGAAACTAGCCGGTAAAACATACCGGGCATGACGGAGGTCTACCCAAGCGGCCCTCAGCTCCGCATCCAAAACTGAAATGTCGATGAGTTGACTGGCATGTATTCTTATTATTAGATATATATATGATCTGgccattttattaaaaaaaataatcagacGATAAATTGGTTGGGAGAAGACGCAATGATCGgagattttcttttcaaaagGGCCGAtctggtttttgtttttgttttttattttgtcTGGATCCAGAGCTCTGATGGTTACGGTAAAAAAGTAAAAGCCGGATCTTAATGGCCGGGTTTCAATGGTTGGGAGGGTGACATCGGCTTGAAAACGAAAGGATAAGGGAAGAGACGGAGGCAGTCCAGTGGCGGAGATCAAAGGAAATGGAGACGGGCACCTTCTACTGCTGTGCGGTGCTCTTCTTGGTCCTCCTCTTTACTTCCAAAAGCTTCTTCCAATCTAAGAACTCCCGTCTCCGATGTCCACCCACCGGCCCCCTCGCCCTCCCTGTCGTCGgccacctccacctcctccgccaGCCCATCCACCGCACCCTCTCCGCCATCTCCGCCCGCCAcggccctctcctcctcctccgcttcGGCTCCCGCCCCGTACTCCTCGTCTCCTCCCCCTCCGCCGCCGAGGACTGCTTCACCGTCAATGACATCACCTTCGCCAACCGCCCCCCGCTCCTCTTTCTCAAGTACTTCGGCTACGACGGCACCAGCCTCGGCTCCTCCAACTATGGCCCCCACTGGCGCAACCTCCGCCGCATCGCCACCCTCGAGATCTTCTCCCCCGCCCGGGTTGCCTCCTTCTCTGCCTCCCGTGCTGCCGAGGTCCGCTCGCTCCTCGGCCACCTCTTCGGCAACGGAGATAAAGCCGAGTTTCGGAAGGTGGAGATGAAGTCGAGGCTCTCGGAGCTGACGTTTAATGTGACCATGCAGATGATAGCCGGGAGGAGATACTACGGGGCGGAGGCGACGGAGGTGACAGAGGAGGGGCGGCGGTTCCGTCGAGCTATAGAGGAGATGTTTTTGTTGTGCGGGTCATCGACTTTGGAGGACTTCTTGCCATGGGCGAGGTGGGCAGGGTGGAACAGTGCCGAGAAAAGGATGGCGAGGTTAGCGAGGGAGATGGACGAGTTGTTCCAAGAGATGGTGGAGGAGCgaagaaagaagaggggaaaagaagagagagagaaaactaTTATCGATGTTATGTTGGAGATGCAGGAGGCCGAGCCTGGTTACTACACCGACGAGATCATCAAAGGAATGATTCTGGTACGTTTATAGTAGCTTCTTTGATTCGATCTAATTCTATCACCAAGCATCATCATAAACTCCATTCAAACTATTCTCTACAGTGGAAGTTTTTCCGAGTGAGAGACACGGGGGAAAAAGGTTTAAATGAATAGAATAgaattctttctttatttttcttcctctccacCGATTCTGGCAAGAAAGGTACATTGGGAAGCAGGGAAGGTGACATTCATTAAAactcaaaataaaataagttgGCCGGGTACTTCTCCGTCCTCCATAAAACAGCAACCactaaataaattaatatataatccATCCATAAATGTACGACAAATATTAGGGAGATTAGGAAGATTGTTATCTCCTATTTGAacaacaataaaataaaataggaaGCTCATCCATATCCTTTCACCAAATTGGACGCCCTTATTTTGAATGCAGAACCAAGATTAATAtcctataataataaaa
The sequence above is drawn from the Phoenix dactylifera cultivar Barhee BC4 unplaced genomic scaffold, palm_55x_up_171113_PBpolish2nd_filt_p 000007F, whole genome shotgun sequence genome and encodes:
- the LOC103723690 gene encoding cytochrome P450 81Q32-like, with the protein product METGTFYCCAVLFLVLLFTSKSFFQSKNSRLRCPPTGPLALPVVGHLHLLRQPIHRTLSAISARHGPLLLLRFGSRPVLLVSSPSAAEDCFTVNDITFANRPPLLFLKYFGYDGTSLGSSNYGPHWRNLRRIATLEIFSPARVASFSASRAAEVRSLLGHLFGNGDKAEFRKVEMKSRLSELTFNVTMQMIAGRRYYGAEATEVTEEGRRFRRAIEEMFLLCGSSTLEDFLPWARWAGWNSAEKRMARLAREMDELFQEMVEERRKKRGKEEREKTIIDVMLEMQEAEPGYYTDEIIKGMILNLIAAGTDTSAGTMEWALALLLNHPDALKKAKVEIDTQVGHARLVTDHDLPNLHYLQNVIKETLRLFPAGPLLPPHESSEQCVVQGYSVPRGTMLLVNAYAIQRDPQLWTNPFEFRPERFDEGEGEGYKNIPFGSGRRRCPGEGLAMRTMGLALGSLIQCFEWKRTREEEVDMTEGLGLTMPKAEPLEASYKPCGNMTDLLSQI